Within the Thalassoglobus sp. JC818 genome, the region TAAAATCGCATCGATGAGTCGATTTCCGCAGAGCCCCTTCTGAATCTGGACTTGAACTCCACACTGGGGACAAAAGACGGGCAACTGACGATCGACGGGCGAAATCGGCTTGGGACGAGTGTTCACCTCGTGCACGGTCAGTGACGAACTGTCGGCTCCAGAACCGGAAAAGGGCGCCGCCGCCGAAGTTAAATTTGAGGCAGACTCCTTCTGCTCAAATTCACGAAGCCCCTCAGACGGGCGATTGTCTGAAGAGTGCTGTTCATAAGTTTTCATATTCCGAAACCTGCAGCATGTCTCGCGTTCCTCGTCGCGCACTCTCACAGGGGAACACCGCATCGTGCGATGAAAATTCCACACGTAAGTGCATCTTAGGAACGTTGTGCTCGAGCAATCGTTTGGAATTCCAGACGGAGAGGAATCCCGACATGCAGGAGTTTCGAAACAGGTGTGACAGCTTGTTGTCACAGATGATTTTCGAAGGGTGTAGAAATCTTCGAGTTCCGCGAAATTGCACTGGTCGCTCGGATCAAAGGCACCTCGCGAACGGGTCATTCCCTAAGAGGGAAGACTCGTCAGCCACTCAATAATTTTCGGAGCTGAGCCAGAAAGCCCTTTGTATTCCAGTTGCTCGGGAGACATGGATCGCAGAGCAGCGACGAGCGGACCGCGTTCGATTTGATCGAACGGAATCAAAGACTGGTGAAGCACAAACAACGCTCCTCCAGAGTCGGGGACCCCTACCGTCACCTGACGTTCCACTTTCACAAAGACGACAGGCGCAACCGGGTCAAAGTCACATCGCGTCCGGTCAGGGTGGAAGTTCAACTCATCCTCGAAGACAACACTCCACACAAACCGTTCGAATGGACCGTGATTGACCATTGTCTCGACGAGTCGTCGACTGTTTGAGAGGTCCATCCCGGGGATCGGTTGGTGGATCTCCGCTAATGGGCGGCCGATCTTCTCTTCCGGTCGCCAGCCGCTTGGGAAACAGACGTGTCCGAACGACATCCAGTCACGATCCGCATCAAGCGAGTGAATGACGATGTCTTCTTCGATTTCGGTTACGAGTTGTTCCAGCGGACCAGTTCGGCCCTTCAGTTGAGGATGACGCTCGATGAGAAATTCCGTCACCGCCGTGCGCAACTCAGTCGACAGGTTTTCCTCGACGAGATGAGTCTGTTGCTCCATCGCCAGTTGCTTCTCACGACGGTAACGATCTCCACTTCCCTCAGAAGCGAGGAAGACTTCATCAAGTGAAATCTTTCTCAACTTCGGAAGCAAACTGTAGCCATCTCGATAAGGATGAAAATGCGCCTGCACTTGGCCAGCCAGGACTACTTAAGAGGACGGTACTTGATGCGATGCGGATTCTGGGCTGCATCGCCGAGTCGTTCACGTCGCTGGACTTCGTACATCTTGTAATTTCCTTCGAACCAGACGACCTGACTGTCGCCTTCGAACGCAAGGATGTGCGTTGCGATTCGATCGAGAAACCATCGATCGTGTGACGTGACCACCGCACAACCGCCGAAGTCGGAAAGTCCTTCTTCAAGGGCGCGAAGGGTTTCCACATCGAGGTCGTTTGTCGGTTCATCGAGCAGGATCAGATTGCCGCCGGATCGAAGAAGCTTCGCCAGGTGAACGCGATTTCGTTCCCCCCCTGAGAGATCTCCGACAAACTTCTGCTGCTCACTTCCCTTAAAGTTGAAGCGACCGCAATAGGCTCGTGCGTGAATTTTTGTTCGACCAACTTCAAGCTGATCGAGGCCGCCAGAAATTTCCTCGTAGACGGTTTTCTTGGGGTCGAGTGCATCTCGAGACTGATCAACATAAGACAGGTCAACGGTATCGCCAACGACAAGTTCTCCACTGGTCGGCTCTTCCTGTCCCACAATCATTTTGAACAGCGTTGTCTTTCCGGCTCCGTTCGGACCGATCACGCCCACGATTCCGCCGGGAGGCAGATTGAAATCGAGATTCTCGAACAGCAATCGATCGCCAAACGCTTTCGACAACCCCTTCGCACGCACGACCAGATCTCCCAGCGGCTTGGAAACGGGAATCTGAATTTGAGCAGCTTCGTCTCTTTCGTCGAACCCTTGTGACGCGAGTTCGTTGTACCGCTGCAGACGCGCTTTGTTCTTGGTTGCTCGCGCTTTTGGCGACAGCCGGACCCACTCGAGTTCCTGGCGAAGCATTCGCTGGCGGCGGGCTTCTTTCTTCTGTTCAACTCCCAGTCGAGCTTCTTTCTGTTCAAGCCAGGCTGTGTAGTTGCCTTCGTATGGATACCCGCGACCTCGGTCGAGTTCCAGAATCCAACCTGCCACGTTGTCGAGGAAGTACCGGTCGTGAGTCACCGCGACAACAGTTCCTTTGAAGTCGTGGAGATATCTCTCAAGCCACGCGACCGACTCAGCATCGAGATGGTTGGTCGGTTCGTCCAGAAGCAGCATGTCCGGGTTCTGAAGCAGCAGGCGACACAGGGCGACTCGTCGTTTTTCTCCCCCGGAAAGGTTTTCGATTTTTGATTCACCCGGTGGGAGTCGCAGTGCATCGGCCGCCATGTCGACAATGCGTTCGAGTTCCCACAAGTTACCAGCGTCAATCTGATCTTGGAGAGTCCCCTGCTCTTCCAGCAGAGCATTCATCTCTTCGTCAGTTGTCACTTCCGCGAATTTTTCATTCACAGCGTTGTAACGATCGATAACCGCTTGCGACTCCGCAACGGCTTCAGCGACCGCTTCGTCAACAGTTTGATCCGGGTTCAATTGCGGCTCTTGTTGGAAGTAGCCGATTTTGATGCCCTTCTGCGGACGAACTTCGCCCATGTAGTCTTTGTCGACACCAGCCATGATCCGCAACAACGTACTCTTTCCCGATCCGTTGTCGCCCAGGACTCCAATTTTCGCTCCCGGATAGAACGAGAGCCAGATGTTTTCGAGAACTGCGGTCTCATCATAAATCCGCGTGAGTCCTTCGATGGACATGATGTACTGTTGTGACATTTCAATTCGTCCGACGTAATTCGCAAAGTTTTGACAGTTGGCGGTGTTTCGGCGCACGCAATCACCCGGTTGCGGCCTCACGCGAGAAGCGTGTTATCCGCTTTTGAGAGACACTTCAAGTGTCTCGCGGAGCTTCAGTGTAACAATGAAAAAACGGTCGAAAACCATTCGGAATCCGACCGTTTCTTATCGAGTCTTATCAATTTCCGCTTACGCGTCCGCATCAGGAACAACGTAACCTTCGCGGTATGGGCGAGTCAGCAGTGCATTGGCACTCTCGTTCCCTGGGAAGGTTTCCGAATCCGGATCCATCGTGAGCCATGGACCAACGGACAGTTTTGGATCACTGACGTCGACACCATTGGCAGCGAGATGTTTCTCCATTCGCTCCCAGGAGTCACTCCACAGCGGATCTCCCGCAACCTCTTTACCGATCTGCTCGGACGTTTGTGTCGAACCGAGTTGATGGCTTATCGCCCCGGTGTGACATAATGCACTCGAGAGATGACCTTCGAGGATATCGGCGTTCAGATCATTTCGATCACCAGAACGGACAGCATCGAGGAAGTTCTGGAAGTGATCTCCGCCGCCAGACCAGGCTTGCAGCGAGTTTCCGTCGTTGTCGAAAGCTTCTGCCTTTGTGTACGACGGAATGACCACGTAGCCATTTTCGCACTGAACGATGACGCCGATTCGTGATCCTCGGTACTCGTCCATTCCAGTTCCCCAATCGAGATCTTTGTGGGGAAGGCCACGTGTTTCGAAGATCAGCGGAGCTGCTTCGAAGTCGTGATAGACAATCTGAGTATTCGGAGTGTCGCCAGCGTCGTCATAGCCGACTCGGCCACCGATACTCATCACTCGAGGAGACAGCTTGCCCTCGCCGAGGAACCAGCGAGCGATATCCATCTGGTGAATCCCCTGATTCCCCATATCACCGTTGCCGGTGTTGAAATCCCAATGCCAGTCGTAATGCAAACGAGGTCGGTAGATGTCGACCATTTCCGCAGGACCGCACCACATGTCGTAGTCGATCGAGTCAGGAATTTGCAGTGGCTTATCAAGTTTGCCGATGCTCTTTCGCGGCTTGTAGCAAGTTCCGATCGCATACTGAATCGGGCCAAGCTTTCCGCTGCGAACGTACTCGACAGCACTCTTCAAGCTGGGGCTTGAACGTGACTGCGTACCACACTGACAAATCTTGTTGAGCTCGCGGGCCCACTTGACCACTTGTCGGCCTTCCCACACGTTGTGAGAAACCGGTTTTTCGACGTATACGTGTTTTCCGGCCTGCATTGCCAGAATCGAAACCAGAGAGTGCCAGTGGTTGGGAGTGGCGGTACTGATGGCATCCACGTTGGGATCTTCCAGAACTTTCCGGAAATCCTGAAGGAACTGCGGTGCGCGTCCCTGTTTTTCTTCGACACCTTTAATTTTCTTGGCGGCGTTTGTGTCGACATCACAGATGTAAAGGACTTCTGAGTCAGCACCTCCGGAAAAAGCTCCCAGGTGCGAGCTGCCCCGTCCCCCGGCTCCAATGACCGCCACACCGATCTTCTCATTCGGGCTCGAGCTGCGTGGCTGCTGAAAGGCCTGAATCGACTGAGTCGTAGCCACAGCTGCAGTGGCCGCAGCTGTCGATTTCAAGAAATAACGCCTTGTCAAAGACATAGAGATTTCCTTCTGGGGTAGGTTTTTCGGAAGGTCAAAGCAGCGGGTGGAA harbors:
- the ettA gene encoding energy-dependent translational throttle protein EttA gives rise to the protein MSQQYIMSIEGLTRIYDETAVLENIWLSFYPGAKIGVLGDNGSGKSTLLRIMAGVDKDYMGEVRPQKGIKIGYFQQEPQLNPDQTVDEAVAEAVAESQAVIDRYNAVNEKFAEVTTDEEMNALLEEQGTLQDQIDAGNLWELERIVDMAADALRLPPGESKIENLSGGEKRRVALCRLLLQNPDMLLLDEPTNHLDAESVAWLERYLHDFKGTVVAVTHDRYFLDNVAGWILELDRGRGYPYEGNYTAWLEQKEARLGVEQKKEARRQRMLRQELEWVRLSPKARATKNKARLQRYNELASQGFDERDEAAQIQIPVSKPLGDLVVRAKGLSKAFGDRLLFENLDFNLPPGGIVGVIGPNGAGKTTLFKMIVGQEEPTSGELVVGDTVDLSYVDQSRDALDPKKTVYEEISGGLDQLEVGRTKIHARAYCGRFNFKGSEQQKFVGDLSGGERNRVHLAKLLRSGGNLILLDEPTNDLDVETLRALEEGLSDFGGCAVVTSHDRWFLDRIATHILAFEGDSQVVWFEGNYKMYEVQRRERLGDAAQNPHRIKYRPLK
- a CDS encoding Gfo/Idh/MocA family oxidoreductase; the encoded protein is MSLTRRYFLKSTAAATAAVATTQSIQAFQQPRSSSPNEKIGVAVIGAGGRGSSHLGAFSGGADSEVLYICDVDTNAAKKIKGVEEKQGRAPQFLQDFRKVLEDPNVDAISTATPNHWHSLVSILAMQAGKHVYVEKPVSHNVWEGRQVVKWARELNKICQCGTQSRSSPSLKSAVEYVRSGKLGPIQYAIGTCYKPRKSIGKLDKPLQIPDSIDYDMWCGPAEMVDIYRPRLHYDWHWDFNTGNGDMGNQGIHQMDIARWFLGEGKLSPRVMSIGGRVGYDDAGDTPNTQIVYHDFEAAPLIFETRGLPHKDLDWGTGMDEYRGSRIGVIVQCENGYVVIPSYTKAEAFDNDGNSLQAWSGGGDHFQNFLDAVRSGDRNDLNADILEGHLSSALCHTGAISHQLGSTQTSEQIGKEVAGDPLWSDSWERMEKHLAANGVDVSDPKLSVGPWLTMDPDSETFPGNESANALLTRPYREGYVVPDADA
- a CDS encoding heme-dependent oxidative N-demethylase subunit alpha family protein — protein: MQAHFHPYRDGYSLLPKLRKISLDEVFLASEGSGDRYRREKQLAMEQQTHLVEENLSTELRTAVTEFLIERHPQLKGRTGPLEQLVTEIEEDIVIHSLDADRDWMSFGHVCFPSGWRPEEKIGRPLAEIHQPIPGMDLSNSRRLVETMVNHGPFERFVWSVVFEDELNFHPDRTRCDFDPVAPVVFVKVERQVTVGVPDSGGALFVLHQSLIPFDQIERGPLVAALRSMSPEQLEYKGLSGSAPKIIEWLTSLPS